A genomic window from Cloacibacillus evryensis DSM 19522 includes:
- a CDS encoding sigma factor-like helix-turn-helix DNA-binding protein, with protein MAEKDSLDQRIRDGLLLDNYGALLTGKQRMACAMILLQDLSLSEAAETLGVSRQGVHDLITRAREHMEGYESSFGLIARRQQTDKMEQMLEENRERLPEDFYTTFKKILEA; from the coding sequence GTGGCGGAAAAGGATTCTTTGGACCAGCGTATCAGGGACGGGCTTCTGCTCGACAATTACGGCGCGCTGCTCACCGGGAAGCAGCGGATGGCCTGCGCAATGATACTCCTGCAGGATCTCTCGCTCTCGGAGGCGGCGGAGACGCTCGGCGTTTCGCGGCAGGGCGTGCACGACCTCATCACGCGCGCGCGCGAACATATGGAGGGCTATGAAAGTTCTTTCGGCCTGATCGCGCGCCGTCAGCAGACGGACAAAATGGAGCAGATGCTTGAAGAGAACAGGGAGCGTCTGCCGGAAGATTTTTATACGACATTCAAAAAAATCCTTGAGGCGTAG
- the ffh gene encoding signal recognition particle protein, translating to MFDSLKERFENIFSSLRGKGKLSEEDINLALREVRRALLEADVNYKVVKDVVEAIRARATGQQVLESITPSQLIFTIVYEELIKIMGEAPAPLVISPKPPTVYMMVGLQGSGKTTTTVKIARRMSKGHKPLVVACDLRRPAAVEQLRVLAEKANIPFFGPEAGETDPVAVARKSRAYAESRLCDMILLDTAGRLQMDDELMHELEAMKAATAPTEILLVVDSMTGQEAVNVAGTFHERLGLTGVVLTKLDGDARGGPSLAVRASTGVPIKLAGCGEKTEDLEVFDARRMAQRIIGMGDMEGLLEKVQSATSESDIERMTESLKKNRFTLEDMLMQLQQIKKLGPLEKVLEMLPIPGASKALKNADLDPKRMKQTEAVILSMTTKERRNPEIIKGSRRKRIAQGSGTSVQMVNQVLAQYEQMKGMMKTFGKMSGGKGGFKMPPGMGGMMKGKRGFFR from the coding sequence ATGTTTGACTCATTGAAGGAACGTTTTGAAAATATATTTTCCAGCCTCCGCGGCAAGGGAAAACTTTCGGAAGAGGATATAAATCTCGCTCTGCGCGAAGTGCGCCGTGCCCTGCTTGAGGCCGACGTCAACTATAAGGTCGTAAAGGACGTCGTCGAGGCGATCCGGGCGCGCGCCACGGGACAGCAGGTCCTCGAGTCGATAACCCCGTCGCAGCTTATTTTCACGATAGTCTATGAAGAACTGATAAAGATAATGGGAGAGGCCCCCGCGCCGCTCGTCATCTCGCCGAAGCCGCCGACGGTATACATGATGGTCGGCCTTCAGGGTTCCGGTAAGACCACCACCACGGTAAAGATCGCGCGCCGGATGTCGAAGGGGCACAAGCCCCTCGTCGTCGCCTGCGACCTGCGCCGGCCGGCGGCCGTAGAGCAGCTGCGCGTGCTCGCGGAGAAGGCGAACATCCCCTTCTTCGGTCCCGAAGCCGGCGAGACCGACCCGGTGGCGGTCGCGCGCAAGTCGCGCGCATACGCGGAGTCGCGCCTCTGCGACATGATACTGCTGGACACCGCGGGACGGCTGCAGATGGACGACGAGCTCATGCACGAGCTCGAAGCCATGAAGGCGGCGACCGCTCCGACGGAAATACTGCTTGTAGTCGATTCGATGACCGGGCAGGAGGCTGTCAACGTCGCGGGAACCTTCCACGAGCGCCTCGGCCTCACCGGCGTCGTGCTGACGAAGCTCGACGGCGACGCGCGCGGCGGCCCCTCGCTTGCGGTGCGCGCCAGCACGGGCGTGCCGATAAAGCTTGCCGGCTGCGGTGAAAAGACGGAAGACCTTGAAGTATTTGACGCGCGCCGCATGGCGCAGCGCATCATCGGCATGGGGGATATGGAAGGGCTGCTGGAAAAGGTGCAGTCCGCCACCTCGGAGTCCGATATAGAGCGGATGACCGAGAGCCTCAAGAAGAACCGCTTCACACTTGAGGACATGCTGATGCAGCTGCAGCAGATAAAGAAGCTCGGCCCCCTGGAAAAGGTGCTTGAGATGCTCCCGATACCAGGCGCGAGCAAGGCGCTGAAAAACGCCGATCTGGACCCGAAACGCATGAAACAGACCGAGGCCGTCATCCTCTCGATGACGACAAAGGAACGCCGCAATCCCGAGATAATCAAGGGCAGCCGCCGTAAGCGGATAGCCCAGGGCTCGGGCACATCGGTGCAGATGGTGAACCAGGTGCTCGCGCAGTATGAACAGATGAAGGGCATGATGAAGACCTTCGGCAAGATGTCGGGGGGTAAGGGCGGATTCAAGATGCCTCCGGGAATGGGCGGCATGATGAAGGGCAAAAGAGGTTTTTTCCGCTGA
- the rpsP gene encoding 30S ribosomal protein S16, which translates to MSVRIRLSRHGKKKAPFYRLVVADSHSPRDGRFIEILGTYNPLMEPAEIKIDAERAAHWLANGASPSDTAKVLLKKAGIIDAPAAE; encoded by the coding sequence ATGTCAGTTCGTATTCGTCTTTCCCGTCACGGGAAAAAGAAGGCTCCCTTCTATCGTCTGGTAGTGGCCGACTCTCATTCACCGAGAGACGGACGCTTCATCGAGATACTGGGCACATACAACCCGCTCATGGAGCCCGCGGAGATCAAAATAGACGCGGAACGTGCGGCCCACTGGCTGGCCAACGGAGCTTCTCCGTCGGACACAGCGAAGGTGCTGCTTAAAAAAGCGGGAATCATCGACGCTCCCGCAGCGGAATAG
- a CDS encoding KH domain-containing protein: MADYVDLVDLIVRRLVTKPEEVSVAEERSEAGAILITIRVASDDIGRVIGKKGSTINAIRHVAKAASIKSGEKVDVDVKED, encoded by the coding sequence ATGGCAGACTATGTCGACCTCGTTGACCTGATAGTACGCCGGCTCGTCACCAAGCCAGAGGAGGTCTCCGTCGCGGAGGAACGCTCCGAGGCCGGCGCCATCCTTATCACGATAAGGGTGGCATCTGACGACATCGGCCGCGTAATCGGCAAGAAAGGTTCCACGATCAACGCCATCCGCCACGTAGCGAAGGCAGCTTCGATAAAGTCCGGCGAAAAGGTGGATGTTGATGTCAAAGAAGACTGA